From a single Candidatus Izimaplasma bacterium HR1 genomic region:
- the yheS_1 gene encoding putative ABC transporter ATP-binding protein YheS has translation MNILSISKLQKEFSGEVLFRNISFDINSKDKIAIIGKNGTGKSTLLKMITGEESIDSGEIHKNQRARVGYLSQSVIKNSANTLYEEMLEVFKDVIKLEERLNSITAQLESNPHDEDLINTYAKMEHSYNVLGGYDYPYQINMILSRFGFTKDEYIRKINTFSGGEKTRVAFSKLLLLKPELLILDEPTNHLDIEIIDWLEDYLNKYEGALLIVTHDKYFISKVCKKIIEIENHTIETYYGTFDEYEDERIRRYEILIRSYSRQQKEIAHLQSFIDRFRYNSKKASLAKDRQKKIDRIDKIDKPHLSKRKVKMNLEQKRATVEVILKAKNLSIGYDKPLIENIDFSMRGFDKLAIVGPNGTGKTTLLKAIEKKLLPLKGRVEFLREYKIGYFDQNQETLHYSKSIYEEIHDNYPMFTNKDVRSVAARFLFFAEDLDKPISILSGGEKVRLVLLLLMLEEPELLILDEPTNHLDIETKDIIEDVLNEFTGPIIFVSHDRYFINKIANKLVHLSTDEAIEFEGTYDEFKDQEIKQKKIKTKTKKNKTKKINYPKELSLLEKSIEKLSLKIDGLKEDTFKEENYTNGKKMNDLNKQIDLLEQDLHRIEHDYIDLLEESEREEV, from the coding sequence ATGAATATATTAAGTATTTCAAAATTACAAAAGGAATTCAGTGGAGAAGTTTTATTCAGAAACATTTCTTTTGATATAAATAGTAAAGATAAAATTGCCATTATTGGTAAAAACGGAACAGGTAAATCAACATTACTAAAAATGATTACTGGTGAAGAAAGTATTGATAGTGGTGAAATCCATAAAAACCAAAGAGCACGAGTTGGATACTTATCGCAAAGTGTTATCAAGAACTCAGCTAATACACTTTATGAAGAGATGCTGGAAGTCTTTAAAGACGTAATCAAGTTAGAGGAAAGATTAAACAGTATAACTGCACAGTTAGAAAGTAATCCTCATGATGAGGACTTAATAAATACATATGCGAAAATGGAACACAGTTATAATGTCTTAGGAGGATATGATTATCCTTATCAAATTAATATGATTTTAAGTAGATTTGGTTTTACTAAAGATGAATATATTAGAAAGATAAACACCTTTAGTGGTGGAGAGAAAACTAGAGTAGCTTTTTCTAAACTACTATTACTAAAACCAGAATTACTTATTCTAGATGAACCAACAAATCATTTAGATATTGAGATAATTGATTGGCTAGAAGACTATTTAAACAAGTATGAAGGCGCTTTGCTAATCGTTACTCATGATAAGTATTTCATCTCTAAAGTCTGTAAGAAGATAATTGAAATAGAAAATCACACAATTGAGACGTATTACGGAACATTTGATGAATATGAAGATGAAAGAATCAGAAGATATGAAATACTGATCAGGAGCTATTCCAGACAACAAAAAGAAATAGCACATTTACAAAGTTTCATTGATCGTTTTCGATATAACTCTAAAAAAGCCAGTCTTGCTAAAGACAGACAAAAAAAGATAGATCGAATTGATAAAATAGATAAACCACATTTATCAAAACGAAAAGTTAAAATGAATCTAGAGCAAAAAAGAGCTACAGTTGAAGTTATCTTAAAAGCTAAAAACCTTTCAATAGGTTATGATAAACCCCTAATTGAAAATATTGATTTCAGTATGCGTGGGTTTGATAAACTAGCGATTGTTGGACCTAATGGAACTGGAAAGACAACGTTATTAAAAGCAATTGAAAAAAAATTATTACCTCTAAAAGGAAGAGTAGAGTTCCTTAGAGAATATAAAATTGGGTATTTTGATCAAAATCAAGAAACATTACATTATAGTAAATCAATCTATGAAGAAATTCATGATAACTATCCAATGTTTACCAATAAAGATGTTAGATCTGTTGCAGCCAGATTCTTATTCTTTGCGGAAGATTTAGATAAACCAATTAGTATTTTAAGTGGTGGTGAAAAAGTTCGTTTAGTATTGTTATTACTTATGCTAGAAGAACCAGAATTGTTAATTCTAGATGAACCAACAAACCACTTAGATATTGAAACGAAAGACATTATTGAAGATGTCCTTAATGAATTTACAGGACCAATCATCTTTGTCTCACATGATCGTTATTTTATTAATAAAATTGCGAACAAACTAGTTCATCTTTCTACAGATGAAGCTATAGAATTTGAAGGAACGTACGATGAATTTAAGGATCAAGAAATTAAGCAAAAGAAAATTAAAACTAAAACTAAGAAAAACAAAACTAAAAAGATAAATTATCCAAAAGAATTATCATTATTAGAAAAGAGTATTGAAAAATTATCTCTTAAGATAGATGGTTTAAAGGAAGATACCTTTAAAGAAGAAAACTATACTAATGGTAAAAAAATGAATGATTTAAACAAACAGATCGACTTACTTGAACAAGATTTACATAGGATCGAACATGATTATATAGACTTGTTAGAAGAGAGCGAAAGAGAAGAGGTGTAA
- a CDS encoding Putative multidrug export ATP-binding/permease protein, protein MEHVKKVKRVKSVKRINQFLKWIKGYKLIFLISTILLIALQYFRTLSPLFIAHIIDAELDGLKSPLPTFMTSLFTGDTVKERLAIIALVYVSFTLFRVVIMFGRRMINAFFTESVAYHMRNTLYKKLQDLSFSYHTHAETGDLIQRCTTDVETYRVFVGEQLIEIFRLVFLIALTIYQMAKLNGVMTIYSVLITPVIFLTAFIYFKWVKKIFKRVEEAEAKMTTTLQESVTGIRVVKAFAKEKYEIEKFDADSKDYMKEDFHLLKLMAIYWGGTDVITFFQYAITIAAGIVLASTQDLTTGEYIAFLSYIGMIVWPLRQLGRIVQDFGKTTVALDRLDEIMLKESEHDGDSENHPPIKGGVEFRNVGFQFEDDNKPLLKGISFKVEPGESLAIVGKTGSGKSTLINLMIRLLDNQEGSILFDGVDIKDINKKHLRENVGIIMQEPFLYSRTLYDNIGIMDQNASEEKVYKAATIAALHEDILGFEGGYKTIVGERGVTLSGGQKQRVAIARMLLDSKPVLIFDDSLSAVDTETDIQIRRALSDYWKDTTVFIITHRITTAMEADKIIVLDKGDIVEMGTHKELLNQDGLYSELWDIQTNVEYDYKQTVKGVK, encoded by the coding sequence ATGGAACATGTTAAAAAAGTTAAACGTGTTAAAAGCGTTAAACGAATAAATCAATTTCTTAAATGGATCAAAGGATACAAATTAATTTTCTTAATCTCAACTATTCTTCTTATTGCCCTGCAATATTTTAGAACACTCTCACCATTGTTCATCGCACATATTATTGATGCTGAACTTGATGGTTTAAAATCACCTTTACCAACATTTATGACAAGCCTTTTTACGGGAGACACAGTAAAAGAACGCCTTGCTATAATTGCCTTAGTATATGTATCATTTACATTATTTAGAGTAGTTATTATGTTTGGTAGAAGAATGATAAATGCATTCTTCACTGAAAGTGTTGCATACCATATGCGAAACACTTTATATAAAAAATTACAAGATTTAAGTTTCTCATATCATACACACGCTGAAACAGGAGATTTAATTCAAAGATGTACAACAGATGTTGAAACATATCGTGTCTTTGTAGGAGAACAATTAATCGAAATATTTAGATTAGTATTCCTAATCGCATTAACAATCTACCAAATGGCGAAACTTAATGGAGTTATGACAATATATAGTGTACTAATTACACCTGTTATATTCCTTACCGCTTTCATCTATTTTAAATGGGTAAAAAAAATATTCAAAAGAGTAGAAGAAGCTGAAGCCAAAATGACTACAACACTTCAAGAAAGTGTTACAGGTATTAGAGTTGTAAAAGCATTTGCCAAAGAAAAATATGAAATTGAAAAATTTGATGCTGATTCAAAAGATTATATGAAAGAAGACTTCCACTTATTGAAGCTTATGGCTATTTATTGGGGTGGAACTGATGTTATTACATTCTTCCAATATGCAATTACAATTGCAGCAGGTATCGTCTTAGCTTCAACGCAAGACTTAACTACTGGGGAATACATTGCCTTCTTATCTTATATCGGGATGATAGTTTGGCCATTACGTCAATTAGGACGAATCGTTCAAGACTTTGGTAAAACAACAGTAGCACTAGACCGTTTAGATGAAATTATGTTAAAAGAATCTGAACACGATGGTGATAGTGAAAACCACCCACCAATAAAAGGTGGAGTTGAATTTAGAAATGTTGGATTCCAATTTGAAGATGATAACAAACCATTATTAAAAGGTATCTCATTCAAGGTAGAACCTGGTGAAAGTCTGGCAATAGTTGGTAAAACAGGAAGTGGAAAATCAACATTAATTAACTTAATGATTCGTTTATTAGATAATCAAGAAGGAAGTATCCTATTTGATGGTGTAGATATAAAAGATATCAATAAAAAACATTTACGTGAAAACGTTGGTATCATTATGCAAGAGCCATTCTTATATAGTAGAACGCTTTACGATAACATAGGAATTATGGATCAAAATGCTTCAGAAGAGAAAGTCTATAAAGCTGCAACAATCGCTGCTTTACATGAAGATATTCTTGGCTTTGAAGGTGGATATAAAACAATAGTAGGTGAACGTGGGGTAACACTATCAGGTGGACAAAAACAACGCGTCGCTATTGCTAGAATGTTATTAGATTCAAAACCAGTATTAATCTTTGATGATAGTTTAAGTGCAGTAGATACTGAAACTGATATTCAAATCAGAAGAGCATTAAGTGATTACTGGAAAGATACAACAGTCTTTATCATAACTCATCGTATTACAACGGCGATGGAAGCAGACAAAATTATTGTCTTAGATAAAGGTGATATCGTTGAAATGGGAACTCATAAAGAATTACTAAACCAAGATGGTCTTTATAGTGAATTATGGGATATCCAAACAAATGTCGAATACGACTATAAGCAAACAGTGAAAGGAGTGAAATAA
- a CDS encoding putative ABC transporter ATP-binding protein, producing the protein MNYFEEEEYTDSKFDLAVWKKIFKMMAPFKHHLIIGLIAAALLALTDTIYPQINRYAIVLAENGDISKLPLFIGIYAVVVIFIGAMVYTFIMQAGAVQRKLAYSLRKKAFEKLQKLPFSYYDKTPVGWIMARMTSDSRNLSDILSWSLIDMTWGSLMMIFITIAMFITDWQLALIAIGVIPILVYLSYFFRKRMLFSYRKIRKQNSKITGAFNEGITGAKTTKTLVLEETNFADFDRKTMSMKKHSIKAAMFAGLYFPTILFIASIATALVLYYGGNKVLLTVIDVSILYVFVAYIGQFFDPIMQLASVLARFQQAQASAERIMALIESEPEIWDTDEVIEKYGDAINFKKENWETLHGDIEFKGVTFKYNKGEQVLSDFNLKVKQGESIALVGHTGAGKSTIVNLICRFYEPTEGQILIDGKDYKERSLGWLHDNLGYVLQSPHLFSGTILDNIKYANQDVTFEEVIEAAKLVEAHDFIMEFEEGYDTKVGEGGARLSVGQKQLVSFARALIANPRILILDEATSSVDTKTEKCVQRAIEVVLKNRTSFVVAHRLSTITTSDRILVLEHGKITESGTHKELIKKEGRYYQLYTNQFLSEKIEESKTM; encoded by the coding sequence ATGAACTACTTCGAAGAAGAAGAGTACACTGACTCCAAGTTTGATCTTGCCGTATGGAAAAAAATCTTTAAAATGATGGCACCATTTAAACATCATTTGATAATCGGTTTAATTGCCGCAGCATTACTTGCTTTAACAGATACAATTTATCCACAGATAAATCGATACGCAATTGTCTTAGCAGAAAATGGTGATATATCAAAACTACCACTATTTATCGGTATTTATGCAGTTGTTGTAATCTTTATCGGTGCAATGGTTTATACATTCATTATGCAAGCGGGAGCTGTGCAAAGAAAATTGGCATATTCTCTACGAAAAAAAGCATTTGAGAAACTACAAAAATTACCTTTCTCATATTATGATAAAACTCCAGTTGGTTGGATAATGGCACGTATGACAAGTGATTCAAGAAATTTAAGTGATATTCTAAGTTGGAGTCTAATTGATATGACTTGGGGTTCACTAATGATGATCTTTATTACAATTGCTATGTTTATTACAGATTGGCAATTAGCTTTAATCGCTATCGGAGTTATTCCAATTCTAGTATATTTAAGTTACTTTTTCCGTAAGAGAATGTTATTTTCTTACCGTAAAATAAGAAAGCAAAACTCAAAAATTACTGGAGCATTCAATGAAGGTATTACAGGTGCAAAAACGACAAAGACATTAGTTCTAGAAGAAACAAATTTTGCTGATTTTGATAGAAAAACTATGTCGATGAAGAAACATTCAATTAAAGCAGCAATGTTTGCTGGATTATATTTTCCTACAATTTTATTCATTGCGTCAATTGCTACAGCACTAGTTTTATACTATGGTGGTAACAAAGTATTATTGACAGTAATCGATGTATCAATACTATATGTATTCGTAGCATACATTGGACAATTCTTTGATCCAATCATGCAATTAGCTAGTGTTCTTGCTCGTTTCCAACAAGCACAAGCATCAGCTGAAAGAATCATGGCATTAATCGAAAGTGAACCTGAGATATGGGATACTGACGAAGTTATTGAAAAATACGGAGATGCAATAAATTTCAAAAAAGAGAACTGGGAAACATTACACGGTGATATAGAATTTAAAGGTGTAACTTTTAAATACAATAAAGGTGAACAAGTACTAAGTGACTTCAACCTTAAAGTAAAACAAGGAGAAAGTATTGCTCTTGTCGGGCACACAGGTGCTGGTAAAAGTACAATTGTAAACTTAATCTGTCGTTTCTACGAACCAACTGAAGGACAAATCTTGATCGATGGTAAAGACTATAAAGAAAGATCATTAGGTTGGCTACATGATAATTTAGGATATGTATTACAATCACCACATCTATTTAGTGGAACAATCTTAGATAATATTAAGTATGCTAATCAAGATGTAACTTTCGAAGAAGTTATTGAAGCAGCTAAACTAGTTGAAGCACATGACTTCATTATGGAATTTGAAGAAGGTTATGATACCAAAGTTGGAGAAGGTGGAGCTCGTTTAAGTGTAGGGCAAAAGCAACTTGTTAGTTTTGCTAGAGCTTTAATCGCAAATCCACGCATCTTAATCTTAGATGAAGCAACATCAAGTGTTGATACTAAAACAGAAAAATGTGTTCAAAGAGCTATCGAGGTAGTCCTTAAGAACAGAACAAGTTTTGTAGTAGCACATCGTTTATCTACAATCACTACAAGTGATCGAATCTTAGTCCTTGAACATGGTAAAATTACTGAGTCAGGAACACATAAAGAATTAATTAAAAAAGAAGGAAGATACTATCAGTTATATACTAATCAGTTTCTTTCTGAAAAAATTGAAGAATCAAAAACAATGTAA
- the sigR gene encoding ECF RNA polymerase sigma factor SigR encodes MNSKELNKLVSQLQNGDLAVFDFIYHETKSVVYYTILGIVKDKSLAEDIMQDTYLKSLEKIHSFKPRFGFKSWIVTIARNLSINEYNRRKRELSFDPSVDEYIFGQEESTSEKELIVRDVLEYLDETEREVIIMHVLGDLKHREIADLLKKPIGTITWIYNKAIKKAKEKFRE; translated from the coding sequence ATGAATAGTAAAGAATTAAATAAACTGGTATCCCAGTTGCAAAATGGTGATTTGGCTGTTTTTGATTTTATTTATCATGAAACAAAAAGTGTTGTTTATTACACAATTCTTGGCATTGTTAAGGACAAATCTTTAGCCGAAGATATTATGCAAGACACCTATTTAAAGAGTTTAGAAAAGATTCATTCATTTAAACCCAGGTTTGGTTTTAAATCGTGGATTGTAACAATTGCTAGGAACTTGTCAATAAATGAATACAACAGGAGAAAACGGGAACTGAGTTTTGATCCTTCGGTTGATGAATATATATTTGGACAAGAAGAAAGCACCTCAGAAAAAGAATTGATAGTTAGAGATGTATTAGAATATTTAGACGAAACAGAACGCGAAGTTATAATAATGCATGTTCTTGGTGACTTAAAACATAGGGAAATTGCAGATTTGTTAAAGAAACCAATTGGTACAATTACCTGGATTTATAACAAAGCAATAAAAAAAGCAAAAGAAAAATTTAGAGAGTAG
- a CDS encoding Trp repressor protein → MNYRYKIQNEEIDKLFNAILKLESIEECYRFFDDLCTVNELEAFGQRLEVAKMLQSKMTYQEIEKITGISAATISKISKSFSFGPGGYEMIIKRLKNEE, encoded by the coding sequence ATGAACTATAGATATAAAATTCAAAATGAAGAAATCGATAAATTATTTAATGCAATTCTAAAATTAGAAAGCATTGAAGAGTGCTATCGTTTTTTTGATGACTTATGTACTGTCAATGAACTAGAAGCATTTGGGCAAAGGCTAGAAGTTGCTAAAATGTTGCAAAGTAAAATGACTTACCAAGAAATTGAAAAAATTACAGGAATCAGTGCCGCTACTATCAGCAAAATATCTAAATCATTTTCGTTTGGCCCTGGTGGATATGAAATGATTATTAAGAGACTTAAAAACGAGGAATAG
- a CDS encoding Metallo-beta-lactamase superfamily protein: MKVVTLLDNKNDNNTLSSAHGLSLYIETGNKKILFDLGPNNYYQKNAKKLGVDLSEVDYLVISHGHYDHGTGIKKFLKMNKKAQVFISKRAFEDHVKSEGRQYEDIGLGKAPKNDRINYIYRETFSITPNIRICDLVDYQKPPIGDRNLMIYEDGQYIEDHFHHEIYLIVTEGENNILFSGCSHKGIGNIVESVENNSKKFVSHIIGGLHFSHYDSFNLQQTDYLQKIGDKFANEKDINVYACHCTGDDAFFELKQAMRSKLRRLKTGSTIEI; encoded by the coding sequence ATGAAGGTAGTTACATTATTAGATAATAAGAATGATAACAATACTTTGAGTTCAGCTCATGGGTTAAGTTTGTATATAGAAACTGGAAATAAGAAAATACTTTTTGATTTAGGTCCTAACAATTACTATCAAAAGAATGCGAAAAAACTAGGTGTAGATCTAAGTGAAGTTGATTATTTAGTTATTTCTCATGGCCATTACGATCACGGAACAGGAATCAAAAAGTTCTTAAAAATGAACAAGAAAGCTCAAGTTTTTATTTCTAAAAGAGCGTTTGAAGATCATGTGAAAAGTGAAGGAAGACAATACGAGGATATTGGACTGGGGAAAGCTCCAAAAAACGATCGTATCAATTACATTTACCGTGAGACATTTTCAATTACTCCTAACATCAGAATTTGTGATTTGGTAGATTATCAAAAACCACCTATTGGTGATAGAAATCTTATGATATATGAGGATGGGCAATATATTGAAGACCATTTTCATCATGAAATATACTTGATAGTTACTGAAGGTGAGAATAACATTCTCTTTAGTGGGTGTTCTCATAAAGGGATTGGCAATATTGTTGAATCAGTTGAGAATAATAGCAAGAAATTTGTATCTCATATAATTGGCGGATTGCATTTTTCACATTATGACTCATTCAATCTTCAACAAACGGATTATCTTCAAAAAATTGGCGATAAATTTGCTAACGAAAAAGATATAAATGTATATGCTTGCCATTGCACCGGAGATGATGCATTCTTCGAATTAAAACAAGCAATGCGTTCGAAACTGAGACGACTTAAAACAGGTTCAACTATAGAAATATAA
- the xerD_1 gene encoding Tyrosine recombinase XerD has translation MQRSKVFTMNSSKHHNIGEAFESFMSRCEYKTLSPWTITSYKQYWKIFVRYLGNDVIDTLSITVDTVEGYLVYLKDNYKGNDVTRATNIRSLRVVLYYYMEKGWVNPFKVIIPKSGKPIKEVYSEVELKKLLKKPDTKSCTFAELRNWSICTFFLGTGCRARTLTKMRIGDLNLQSGWVLYRHTKNGKQQNIPLSKALIKTLKLYISFRHGNAEDLLFPTIYGTELAVDSLGKEIKKYNFSRGVYSRGLHKFRHTFATLWITSGGDPFTLQRLLGHSDLSMVNRYLQIGSEDVSKTFARFNPLESLNSNVERFSMTGSVL, from the coding sequence ATGCAACGAAGCAAAGTATTTACAATGAACAGTAGTAAGCACCATAATATCGGTGAAGCATTTGAGAGTTTTATGTCAAGGTGTGAATATAAAACGCTTAGTCCTTGGACAATAACAAGTTATAAGCAGTACTGGAAGATATTCGTAAGGTACTTAGGAAATGACGTAATCGATACTTTAAGTATTACAGTTGATACAGTAGAAGGATACCTTGTATATCTTAAGGATAACTACAAGGGTAATGACGTGACAAGAGCAACTAATATCCGAAGTTTAAGAGTTGTATTGTATTACTATATGGAGAAGGGTTGGGTGAATCCGTTTAAAGTTATTATACCTAAAAGCGGAAAACCAATTAAGGAAGTATACTCTGAAGTTGAGTTGAAGAAACTATTAAAGAAACCGGATACAAAATCATGTACATTCGCAGAGCTTCGGAATTGGTCTATATGTACGTTCTTTCTAGGAACTGGTTGTAGAGCAAGAACCTTAACAAAAATGCGTATAGGTGATTTAAACTTGCAATCGGGTTGGGTGTTATACCGACATACTAAGAACGGTAAACAGCAGAATATACCATTATCAAAAGCATTGATTAAAACACTGAAATTGTATATATCGTTTAGACATGGCAATGCTGAGGATTTACTATTTCCAACTATATATGGAACCGAGCTAGCAGTGGATTCTCTCGGAAAAGAAATTAAGAAGTACAACTTTTCAAGAGGTGTATACTCAAGAGGTCTTCATAAGTTTAGACACACTTTTGCAACGCTTTGGATTACTAGTGGAGGAGACCCTTTTACATTACAAAGATTACTAGGGCATAGTGATTTATCAATGGTTAATAGATACCTCCAAATAGGCTCTGAGGACGTCTCTAAGACATTCGCTAGGTTTAATCCATTAGAGTCTTTAAACAGCAATGTGGAGCGATTTAGCATGACTGGGAGTGTGTTATAA